The Numida meleagris isolate 19003 breed g44 Domestic line chromosome 20, NumMel1.0, whole genome shotgun sequence genome has a window encoding:
- the KIAA2013 gene encoding uncharacterized protein KIAA2013 homolog, translated as MWLQQRLKGLPGLLSSSWARRLLLLLLLLIVAYWYLGAGRARHGAGRGAEPRGAAALCLQAAAGPWRAQAERGDALPLPEEEAGGGPGPGLALAGNGFLLLDVAAGRLWVSAAGSGGGPALPTEYPALVRLRAVGGRGEAREAQAALRDGAVRRVRCVQTGAGLGGAGECVTVREEVVAHRSRPHLYLHRIRIANPTERVITFEASAPASVPSLGARFATSLEKVEERQFLLSSGRLLLPGSPKVVLMVVAAKKLVSRVQVVPKSTFDETLLSVVYTSEPIEVSRLEETFSKLRESAKKEMLEVMQMGVEDLFQEHQQTWSDLFISGIEMRKITDSHTPSSETVNMTLYYMLSSMPAPLLDPLISGEDREKMEASLNYADHCFSGHATMHAENLWPAKLTSVPQILQLSDLWKLTLQKRGCKALVTAGVHGLMQGMVLSFGGLQFTENHLQFQADPDVLHNSYSLRGIHYNKDLINLAVLLDAEGKPFLHVSVKFQDKPVRLYACEAGCMNEPVELTSEARGHTFPVMVTQPITPLLYISTDLVHLQDLRHTLHLKAILAHEEHMAKQYPGLPFLFWFSVASLITLFHLFLFKLIYNEYCGPGAKPLFRSKV; from the exons aTGTGGCTGCAGCAGCGGCTGAAGGGGCTGCCGGGGCTTCTGTCCAGCAGCTGGGcgcggcggctgctgctgctgctcctcctccttaTCGTCGCCTACTGGTACCTGGGGGCCGGGCGGGCGCGGCACGGAGCCGGGCGGGGAGCAGAACCCCGCGGCGCCGCCGCCCTCTGCCTGCAGGCGGCCGCGGGCCCCTGGCGGGCTCAGGCCGAACGCGGCGATGCGCTGCCGCTGCCGGAGGAGGAGGCCGGCggcgggccggggccgggcctgGCGCTTGCGGGTAAcggcttcctgctgctggacGTAGCCGCCGGCCGCCTCTGGGTGTCGGCGGCGGGCTCTGGCGGAGGCCCGGCGCTGCCCACCGAGTACCCGGCGCTGGTGCGGTTGAGGGCGGTGGGAGGGCGCGGAGAGGCGCGGGAGGCGCAGGCGGCGCTGCGGGACGGGGCCGTGCGGAGGGTGCGCTGCGTGCAGACGGGCGCCGGGCTCGGAGGCGCCGGGGAGTGCGTGACGGTGCGGGAGGAGGTGGTGGCCCACCGGAGCCGGCCGCACCTCTACCTGCACCGCATCCGCATCGCCAACCCCACCGAGCGGGTGATCACGTTCGAGGCCTCAGCCCCAGCTTCTGTGCCTTCACTGGGCGCCCGCTTCGCTACCAGCTTGGAGAAGGTGGAGGAGCGGCAgttcctgctctcctctggCCGTCTGCTGCTGCCCGGGAGCCCCAAGGTGGTGCTCATGGTGGTGGCTGCCAAGAAGCTCGTGAGCCGGGTGCAAGTGGTACCCAAGTCCACCTTTGATGAAACCCTGCTGTCTGTGGTGTACACTTCGGAGCCCATCGAGGTCTccaggttggaggagaccttcAGCAAGCTGAGGGAGTCGGCCAAGAAAGAGATGCTGGAGGTGATGCAGATGGGGGTGGAAGATCTTTTCCAGGAGCACCAGCAGACCTGGTCAGACCTGTTCATTTCAG GGATTGAAATGAGGAAGATCACAGATTCACATACACCATCCAGTGAGACTGTTAACATGACCCTCTACTACATGCTTTCAAGCATGCCAGCTCCTCTGCTAGATCCACTCATTAGCGGTGAGGacagagaaaaaatggaagCCAGCTTGAACTATGCTGACCATTGCTTCAGCGGCCACGCGACCATGCATGCAGAGAACCTGTGGCCGGCAAAGCTGACCAGTGTGCCCCAGATCTTGCAGCTCTCAGACCTGTGGAAGCTGACTCTCCAGAAACGGGGATGTAAGGCTCTTGTCACAGCTGGAGTCCATGGACTTATGCAGGGCATGGTGCTTAGTTTTGGAGGTCTGCAGTTCACAGAAAACCATCTTCAGTTTCAGGCTGACCCTGATGTACTTCATAACAGCTATTCCTTACGTGGGATCCATTACAACAAGGATTTGATTAACTTAGCTGTTCTGCTGGATGCGGAGGGAAAGCCCTTCTTGCACGTGTCTGTGAAATTCCAGGACAAGCCAGTTAGACTGTACGCGTGTGAAGCAGGCTGTATGAATGAGCCTGTGGAGCTGACCTCAGAGGCACGAGGCCACACGTTCCCAGTCATGGTGACTCAACCCATCACACCACTACTTTATATATCGACAGATTTGGTCCACTTGCAGGACCTGAGACACACGCTCCATCTAAAAGCTATTCTGGCTCATGAGGAACACATGGCCAAGCAATACCCAGGCTTACCCTTCCTGTTCTGGTTCAGCGTGGCCTCCTTAATCACCCTGTTTCATCTGTTTCTGTTCAAGCTCATCTACAATGAATACTGTGGGCCAGGAGCCAAGCCTCTCTTCAGGAGTAAGGTGtaa
- the LOC110408541 gene encoding chymotrypsin-like elastase family member 2A gives MQLPGKMLGVLFAVLTLAAAALGCGVPAYPPAVSRVVGGEDARPYSWPWQVSLQYKSSGKWYHTCGGTLIATNWVLTAAHCISSTRTYRVLLGKYNLAAEEQGSVAASPEKIVVHQKWNPYSVASGYDIALIKLTEHVALSDKIALACLPAAQSILSSNTPCYVTGWGRLQTNGALPDDLQQGLLLVVDYATCSQPSWWGSTVKTNMVCAGGDGITSSCNGDSGGPLNCQGAGGRWEVHGVVSFGSSLGCNYYRKPSVFTRVSAFDSWIKEVIQNN, from the exons atgCAGTTACCTGGCAAGATGCTTGGAGTCCTCTTTGCTGTGCTGACTCTGGCAGCTGCAG CCCTTGGCTGTGGGGTTCCTGCCTACCCACCTGCTGTGTCTCGAGTTGTTGGAGGGGAAGATGCAAGACCGTACAGCTGGCCCTGGCAG GTCTCTCTTCAATATAAATCAAGTGGTAAATGGTATCACACCTGTGGAGGAACCCTCATTGCAACCAACTGGGTGTTGACAGCTGCACACTGCATCAG TTCTACCAGGACATATCGAGTGCTTCTTGGAAAATACAACCTAGCAGCTGAGGAACAAGGATCTGTCGCAGCCTCCCCAGAAAAAATCGTTGTCCATCAGAAATGGAATCCATACAGTGTTGCAAGTGG GTATGACATTGCCTTGATCAAACTCACCGAACACGTCGCATTGAGTGACAAAATCGCGCTGgcctgcctccctgctgcacagagcatcCTGTCATCCAACACCCCCTGCTATGTGACAGGGTGGGGAAGACTGCAGA CAAATGGAGCTCTTCCAGATGACCTGCAGCAAGGCCTGTTGCTGGTGGTAGATTATGCAACTTGTTCCCAGCCTAGCTGGTGGGGAAGCACGGTGAAAACCAACATGGTGTGCGCTGGTGGAGATGGAATCACCTCCAGTTGTAAT GGGGACTCTGGTGGCCCGCTGAACTGCCAAGGTGCAGGTGGCAGATGGGAAGTGCATGGTGTTGTCAGCTTTGGCTCTTCTCTTGGCTGCAACTATTATCGTAAGCCTTCTGTCTTCACCCGGGTCTCTGCTTTCGACAGCTGGATCAAGGAG gTTATACAAAACAACTAA